The DNA sequence ATTTTTCTTTTTTAATTTTAAAATAAAAATTCTTGACATATTTGGTAGTTTAACTTTTTCACCATCATCGTTTATAACGCTTGTATCTGCTTCGCTGAAATTAGGAAATGCTTTTTTAATCAGTTTCAATTCAACCTTTTTTAAAGCTTTATCTAGTGATTTTGATGTAATTTTTATTTTTTTTAGGTCCAGTATTTCTGTTTCATTTTTAGGGAAATCTAAGGAATCAGGCAAAATATAGATTAAAAGCTCATCATCTATTTCATTGATCTGAGCATTTACAGTCATAAAATATGGGTTTATTACAAACTGAATAAAAAGTGATATACCAATCACTTTGTGAATAATTTTGAATTGCATTTTCAACTCCTTTAATTTGTAGAAAAATATTTTTTTAACTACGTTAAAGGAACAATAAATTTCTTAGTATGTTATTTATATATCATACTGTGCAAAGATCATTTATTGTTCTTTAACCGTCATTGTGCGCCAACATAATGACGGTTTTATTTCTTTTTTTAATAATACCTCCTATTTTTTAATTTTAAAATGTTAATTGCTTTTTATTACTACCATCACTATGCATAATCCAAAGTTTCCCATTACTTAATCTAGAATCAGTATAAACAATCAAATTACTATTTGGAGACCAATCACAATAATAGCCCTGAGTTGTTGTAAGTTGTTTAATATTTTTACCGTCATAATCCATTACAGAAATTTGGAATTTATTGTTTGTAGATTGGGATGAAAAGGCAATTTTTGAACCATCGCTAGAATATTTTGGGTATCGATCGGTTGCTGAGTTAAAAGTCAGCCTTGTTATATTTGAACCATCGCTATTCATTTCAAATATTTCCGATGATTCAACGCCAATGAGAAATCTAATATGTAAAATTTTGTTTGAATAAGAATTATTGGGTTGTCTTGCCTCACCTTCCAAGGGTGTATAAACTATACGAGTGTGAATCGTTCCGTCAATTGTCATTTTCCAAATGAAGTTCATACCATTTGGACTATCCCTATTTGAATCATAAAAAATCCAGTTATTGTCGCTGGACCAACTTGGGAAATAATTTGATCCTTCTGATGTTAATTGAATTAAGCTATCACCATTAGTTTTTATTTTAAATATGTTCGCATAATTTTCAAAAACCAACCAATCTCCATTTGGGGACCAATCTGGTGTTCCAGCTCCAGCACTAGCAAAAAATAGTCTATTATTCGCTCCGCTTGATTCAATCAAATAAATACCAGTTTTTCCTTTATTTGTATCACTGTGAACATAGGCTATCGTCATACCATCTGGAGACCAAGCAGGATGAAAATCTATTAAAATAAAATCAAACGGACAATATATACAAGGATCATCATCATCTATTTCGGTAGGTTTTTTTGAACAATTATAAAATAAAATGCTTACGACAACCATTATTATTGTAAAGTAGTTTACAGAATGAATTATAGGACTCCTCATGCAAACCTCTAACTTATAATTAATTTCGCTTTGTGCAAAAACCAGTCATTTAAAATTACTATACAACTAAAAATACAATAACAAATGTAAAATGATTTAATAATAAAAATTTAAATTTCTTTTTGAAAGATAAGAAATTTTTATTTTTTTGTAAATACGTATAAATACTTACAAATAAAAAGTTAAATAGTGTATATTCTAAAAATCCTAACATTTTTAGTATGTTGTCAATTCAAAAATAAAATACATTTAAGACGTTCTTTCTCCTAAACAATATTGATTTTACAATTACTTACAGAATTGTAGTACAAATTCATCACAAATTATTTCATTTTACTTGCTAACTAAGAAATTTACACTTCGACTTATCGACATAATGAGATCCTAGAATTGATGAGGTATACCCTGATATTGCTTTCAGAAACCTCAAAATTGAGTTAGATTATCATGAAATGGTTCTTAATGGAAATTCACCGTACTTAGCTGCTTAAATAAATTATTTAAAAACTTTCTTTTATATACAATTATTTTATTTGAAATTTATTTATTTTTAAGTTAGCTTTTAAGTAATCAATAAAGTAATCGGTTAAGTATAAACATGAAAAAAATATTATTTTCAATCTTAATTTTATTTGTAACAACCAACTTAATTTGTCAAAACATAGAACCAATTTCTTTAGATACAACAAAATTTACGCTTGAAAATTGTGTGAATCAGTTTAACATTGAAGATACTGTTGGGACAAAAGTTGGATATCAATATTGGTTTGTCGATAAAAATTTTATTGATGGAAGAACTTTAAAACTAAGTGTAGTTAAACCATTTTCTGCAACCCACGCTCCGCATTCACATCTTGAAGATGAATTCTTTTTTGTTTTGGAGGGAACCGCAGAATTTTTCTTAAATGGAAAAACAGCAATTGGAAAACCGTATTCAAGTTTTTATTGTCCGTCTAATTCGTTGCACGGAATTAAAAATATCGGCGATTCAGAATTAAAATATCTTGTGATTAAAAAATATATTTTAGAAAAATAATTTGATTCAACTTAATATTATGAATTTTAAAATCACAATTTTCAATTTACTCAGCATTTTGTTTTTATTTTATTTTCAATTGAGTTATGCCCAATTAGATACTAATCGATTTCATGATAGTGCACATCATTGGTATGATATTAATGATGATGAAAAAATAATTGAACCGCTTCTCGATAAGCCAAAATATAATTCAAGTGAATTTGTAAAAATTGCAGATAATATTTTATTATTTCAAAAAAGTAACGGCGGCTGGGCAAAAAATTATGATATGCAGGCAATTCTAAATTCCGATCAAAAATCAAAAATAATTTCCGAAAAAAATAAACTTAACACAACTTTTGATAATGGAGCAACTCATTCACAATTAAGTTATTTGGCAGAAGTTTATACAATAACAAAAGATGAAAAATATATAAATTCGTTTTTGAAAGGATTGGATTTTGTATTAACCGCACAATATAATAATGGAGGTTTTCCTCAATTTTTTCCGGATACAAGCGGATATCGGAAATATATTACATTTAACGATGGCGCAATGCTCGGCGTAATGAAATTGTTATTCAATATTACAAATCAAGATTCAAATTATTTATTTATTCCGAATGAATATTTTGAAAAAGTAAATTCGGCATTTGAAAATGGTGTTCAATGTATTTTAAATTGTCAAATAACAGAAAATAATTTACAAACTGTTTGGTGTCAGCAGCATGATAATAAAAATCTAAAACCTCAAAATGCAAGAACATTTGAACCCGCTGCAATTTGTAATATGGAAAGTGCTGAAATTGTTTTATTCTTAATGAAGATAAAAAATCCAAATGAAAAAATAAAAACTGCAATTATGAATGCTGTGTCTTGGTTTGAAAAATCTGCAATAAATGGAATCAGAGTTGAAACATTTAAAAGTACAAATGCAGAATTTATTTATCATAAAACAGAGTTTGATAGAAAAATTGTTGAAGATAAAAATGCACCAAGAATTTGGACACGATTTTATGATTTGAAAACTCACCAACCAATTTTTTGCAGACGTGATGGAAAAATTGTGCAAAGTTTGGAAGAAGTCGAGCGCGAGCGTAGAACCGGTTACGCATGGTACACATACGAACCGGAAGAAGTTTTACAACTTTATCAAAATTGGATGAAAAAAAATTATGAGTAAAATTTATAATTCAATATTCATCATCGGCACACCTCTTTCACAAATTTGAAGCGGCATTCCAAAAGGATCTCTCAACATTACTAAATGTGAACCATCATTAAGAATTAAATCTTCTTCAAATACAGCACCGGCATGAATAAGATTATTCTTTACTTCATCAGCATTTTTCACCATGAATGCTAAATGAAATTCAAGTGAATGTTTGGATTTAAGATTAATAATTTTAGCTTTGGAATTATTGTAAACTTCAATAACTACTCTTCCGGTTTTATCTGCAAGAAAATGTGTAAATGGAGCTTCATCAATTTTTCTTACAATTTTCATTTCTAAATTTTCTGAATACCATTCGGCTATTTCAATTGGATTATTTACATTTAAAGCAAAATGTTCAAATATCATAAAATTTCCTAATTTGTTTTTGTTGTAAAATGATAAAGTTTTCCTTCAATAATTTTTTCATCAATAATTTCATCAACTCGCCAGTAATATGTTGAATTATTTTCTAACATTTCAGTTTCAAAATAATTTACGGTTTGATGTTTTACAAAAACCGGCTCTCCGCTTGCACTTGGTCCGTCTTTTAATTTTTCGCCATTCTTCAAAGTTTGCGGAAATTTTGATTTCCAAAAATAAATTTTAAACGATTCTGCATTTCTTGATGGAATCCAAGTAAGAGTAATTTTGTTTGCTTCAATATTATAAGAACCATTTCTTGGTTTTTCTAAAAATGTAAACGGAAGAACCGAAGGTATTTCTTTTTCCGGATTCCACTTTCCGTTAAAAGTCCATTCAGCATTTATTATTTCCGGAGTTGGTGAATTTTCTGCTTCGTGTAAATTATTTTTAAACCAATCATAATCTCCGCCTAATCTGTGGCAATTATAAAAATAATGACGTTCTCCCCAAATCCATTCTTTTGCATTTGGTGAAACAGGCCAAAAGATTGGAACGTCTGCCATGTTTTCCGAGAAGATACAATCGAGCAAATAAAATTGTGCATCAACGTGATGTCTTCCGAGTGGAAAACCTTCAACTCCATCAAAATAAGAATTACGGATTACAAACTTTGCATTTTTATCATCAATTCCTTTATGCCAAAGTGAAGCTGTTAAATTGTGTCCGTAAAATTTTGAATCCGTAATGTAACACCAGCCTCGTGGACAAACATAATCAACCCAGCCTTCAAAGTAACAATGCGAATGATAATACATTCCGTTTTCTGCCCATAAGCTAACGGTATCTGCACCATCAGCAATAATATTGCAATTTATTAAAATTACTTTTGTGCCCAATCCAAGAATTGCATATTGATGATCGTGATCTCCAAATAAATCCCCATAATTATTGTGAATTGTCAAATTAGCAAAAGTTACGTTTGATGTATTTGAATCAATATTTACAACCGCTGAGCCAAAATGTGAATTATTTTTTAGGATCCATTTTTTGCGTAATTCTGCAAATTGAATTATTGTGCTGTCTTTATTTTCTCCAACAATAGAAATATTAGAATTATGGATAAATAATTTTTCATTGTACAATCCATTTTTCACTAAAATAATTTTTAATGAATTATTATTTGCCGGAATAGATTCAATTGCTTCTTGTATTGTTAAAAAATTTCCCGAACCATTTTTATCAACAATTATATCAGCTTTCTCTTTTGCGAATAAAAGTTGTGAAAATAAAATTATAAGGAAAAATAGTTTTGTAATAATTCTTTTCATGATTTTCACTTTTTAAGTTCAATAATTAAATATACAAAATTGAAATAAATCAGATGGTTTCAGATTTTCCGTCCTAAATCAGATTCTACATTTACTGAAAAAATTCTATCAAATAAATTTTTGCTCTCAATGATGGTGAACTATTTTTTTACAAAATTTGTAAAAATAATTTAGTTCAAATTTTTTTTACTTGACAAATATATAAAATATTCTGATTTTTAGTAAGCGTTTAAGTAATTGATAAAGTAATCGCTTAAAATTACTTTAAATAACTTTCAATTTTACATACTTTTTTTGTGGCTGTTTTTTTCACTAATCGAGAAAAAATATGACTCAAGACAACATTAAAATTCTTGCCTTTTTCACGTTGCTTTTTTTAACGTCACAAATTTTTGGACAAGGAAATATTTCCGGAATAATTTCCGATTCATTAACAAACAAGCCACTTATTGGAGCTAATGCCGTATTGATGGGAACATCTATGGGAAGTGCAACTGATTTAGAAGGAGAGTATAAAATTTCAAGAGTTCCGGATGGACAGCATAAAATTCGCATTTCTTATATTGGTTATAAACCAAAAGAATTTGTAATTAATATTGTAAGTGGAAGGACATTGAATTTTGATATAAACCTTTCTCCCGATATTGTTGAAGGCGAAACAGTTGTAGTTTCTGCACAAGCTGCCGGGCAAGTTGCCGCCATAAATCAACAATTATCTTCAAATACAATTGTGAATATTGTTTCGGAAGAAAAAATTCAAGAATTGCCGGATGCAAATGCTGCAGAATCAATTGGAAGACTTCCCGGTGTTTCTGTAATTAGATCAGGAGGAGAAGCAAATAAAGTTATACTTCGCGGATTATCCGACAAATTTTTAAATGTAACAATTGATGGAATGAAAGTTCCGCCAACTGATGCAACCGGAAGAGGAATAGATTTAAGCATGATTTCCCAAAACTCTTTAGCTGGAATTGAACTTTATAAAGCTTTAACTTCAGATAAAGACGGCGATGCTTTAGCTGGCAGTGTAAATTTAGTAACAAAAACAGCTCCGCATAATCGTGAAATAAGATTAGACTTAAAAGGCGGATATAATGATATTATGAATTCATTTAAGCAGTATGATTTTGCGGTAAATTATGGTGAGAGATTTTTTGATGATTTTTTAGGTGTTCAACTTAATGCTAATCTTGAGAGTAAAATAAGAAGCAATGAAAGTATAAATGTTAATTATAGCGTAGATCAATCATTTGGAGGTGATTATTTTATAAATAATTTTTTACTTCAACATACTGATGAAATTAGAGAAAGAAATGGTTTTAAAGTTTTGCTAGACTTTAGAACTCCTGATGACGGTGTTATCAGAATAAATAATGTACTCGGGAAAACGAAAAGAGATTATTTATGGTTTTATAGAGAATTTACTTCAAACGGCGGCGGAGATTTTGACGGTCCGGCTTATGATTTTAGAGATAGAGAACAAGAAATAGGAACATTTAATAGTTCTATTAAAGGAGACAATAATTTATTAGGATTTAAATTATCATGGGGATTATCGTTTGCTGAAAGTGAAGCTAACTATCCTTATGATTATGAAATGATTTTTGTTGAAGATGGAGGAATGGAAGCTTCACCAAAAATTAAAACAAATCCTGAACAGCTTATAGATTATGCGGTAAATAGTTATTTAAATGCTTCACTTGATTGGGCATACTTTAGAGAACAAAATAATTACGATAAAGAAAAAACAATATTTTTAGATATCTCAAGAACATATAACATTAGTAAAGAATTTTCGGGAGAATTTAAATTCGGCGGCAAATATAAAATAAAAGATAGATCAAATAATCAGTCAGAAAAATTAACACCTTACTATTTAGGAAGATGGATGCCGTATGAAAGACTTCCCGACGGAACTTTTCAACTTAAAGATTTTACTGGTACATACTTTGAAAATTGGTGGTTAGCCGGCGGCGGTGCAATAGGACTTAATGAATTTTTCAGTGATTTAGAAATTAGAGATATTTATGGAAAATATCCTTTAAGCCCAATAATAGAACGTGACAGACTGAGAGAATGGCAAAGAATAAATCAATATGGAGTAAACAGTAGCGGTTCAGATTTACCCAATGCTCAAGAAATTTGGGACAATCCTTTAATAAAATATAACGATTATAATATCACGGAAAAGGTAAGTTCCGGGTATTTGATGAATACATTAAATGTCTCACAATTTCTTACTGTAATAACCGGATTAAGAATTGAAAACGAATCGAATGATTATTTAGCAAGTTTTATGCGTGGTTCAACCGGAGGATTTCCTGTTGATCCCGGAGTAATTCAAGATACAAATTCTACTTCTCAGCAAACTGTATGGCTTCCAAATCTAAATATTTTAATCAAACCAAATGACTTTATGAATATTAGATTAGCTGCTTATAAAGCTTTAGCAAGACCCGATTTTAATATGAGACTTGATAGATATATAGCTGGAAGACCGGCAGAAGCAAGCAGCAGACCTCAAGTTTATGTCGGTAATATTGGATTAAAATCGGCACAAGCATGGAATTTTGAAATTAACACATCATTCTTCACTAATGAAATTGGCTTAATTTCAATATCGGCATATTATAAAGAAATTGATGATATGTTTCATATGTTAAATAACTTTAACACTTTTGCAGTTAGAGATGAACAAGGAGTTTTACAAGATACACTAATTCAACATTTTGGCATAAAATGGCCAAGTAAAATGGGAACAACTCCCTATGATTTAACACTTCCGTACAATTCACCCAAACCAACAAAAGTTTGGGGATTTGAATTAGAACATCAGATAAATTTTCTGTTTTTGCCGGGGTTCTTAAAAAATTTCGTATTATCATATAATGCATCAATAGTCCGTTCCGAAACCGTTACTTACGGTTCTCAAACAATTTCATATATAGATTCATCAGGATTAATTCCTTTAAGAAAATCAAAAAATATTTTAATTGAAAGAGTACAGCAGCTTGAAGGAATGCCCGAATTTTTTGGCAATATATCTCTGGGTTATGATTTGGATGGTTTTTCTGCAAGAATATCATTGTTTCATAAAGCAAAACATAATGTTACGTTTTCTGCTAGATCAGATGACAGAGTTACAAAACCTTTTACCAGAATTGATTTAGTAGTTAAGCAAAAGATTACGGATTATTTATCTGCATTTGTTAATG is a window from the Ignavibacteriota bacterium genome containing:
- a CDS encoding PD40 domain-containing protein; protein product: MRSPIIHSVNYFTIIMVVVSILFYNCSKKPTEIDDDDPCIYCPFDFILIDFHPAWSPDGMTIAYVHSDTNKGKTGIYLIESSGANNRLFFASAGAGTPDWSPNGDWLVFENYANIFKIKTNGDSLIQLTSEGSNYFPSWSSDNNWIFYDSNRDSPNGMNFIWKMTIDGTIHTRIVYTPLEGEARQPNNSYSNKILHIRFLIGVESSEIFEMNSDGSNITRLTFNSATDRYPKYSSDGSKIAFSSQSTNNKFQISVMDYDGKNIKQLTTTQGYYCDWSPNSNLIVYTDSRLSNGKLWIMHSDGSNKKQLTF
- a CDS encoding cupin domain-containing protein: MKKILFSILILFVTTNLICQNIEPISLDTTKFTLENCVNQFNIEDTVGTKVGYQYWFVDKNFIDGRTLKLSVVKPFSATHAPHSHLEDEFFFVLEGTAEFFLNGKTAIGKPYSSFYCPSNSLHGIKNIGDSELKYLVIKKYILEK
- the pelA gene encoding pectate lyase: MNFKITIFNLLSILFLFYFQLSYAQLDTNRFHDSAHHWYDINDDEKIIEPLLDKPKYNSSEFVKIADNILLFQKSNGGWAKNYDMQAILNSDQKSKIISEKNKLNTTFDNGATHSQLSYLAEVYTITKDEKYINSFLKGLDFVLTAQYNNGGFPQFFPDTSGYRKYITFNDGAMLGVMKLLFNITNQDSNYLFIPNEYFEKVNSAFENGVQCILNCQITENNLQTVWCQQHDNKNLKPQNARTFEPAAICNMESAEIVLFLMKIKNPNEKIKTAIMNAVSWFEKSAINGIRVETFKSTNAEFIYHKTEFDRKIVEDKNAPRIWTRFYDLKTHQPIFCRRDGKIVQSLEEVERERRTGYAWYTYEPEEVLQLYQNWMKKNYE
- a CDS encoding VOC family protein; amino-acid sequence: MIFEHFALNVNNPIEIAEWYSENLEMKIVRKIDEAPFTHFLADKTGRVVIEVYNNSKAKIINLKSKHSLEFHLAFMVKNADEVKNNLIHAGAVFEEDLILNDGSHLVMLRDPFGMPLQICERGVPMMNIEL
- a CDS encoding pectin esterase, which translates into the protein MKRIITKLFFLIILFSQLLFAKEKADIIVDKNGSGNFLTIQEAIESIPANNNSLKIILVKNGLYNEKLFIHNSNISIVGENKDSTIIQFAELRKKWILKNNSHFGSAVVNIDSNTSNVTFANLTIHNNYGDLFGDHDHQYAILGLGTKVILINCNIIADGADTVSLWAENGMYYHSHCYFEGWVDYVCPRGWCYITDSKFYGHNLTASLWHKGIDDKNAKFVIRNSYFDGVEGFPLGRHHVDAQFYLLDCIFSENMADVPIFWPVSPNAKEWIWGERHYFYNCHRLGGDYDWFKNNLHEAENSPTPEIINAEWTFNGKWNPEKEIPSVLPFTFLEKPRNGSYNIEANKITLTWIPSRNAESFKIYFWKSKFPQTLKNGEKLKDGPSASGEPVFVKHQTVNYFETEMLENNSTYYWRVDEIIDEKIIEGKLYHFTTKTN
- a CDS encoding TonB-dependent receptor, which produces MTQDNIKILAFFTLLFLTSQIFGQGNISGIISDSLTNKPLIGANAVLMGTSMGSATDLEGEYKISRVPDGQHKIRISYIGYKPKEFVINIVSGRTLNFDINLSPDIVEGETVVVSAQAAGQVAAINQQLSSNTIVNIVSEEKIQELPDANAAESIGRLPGVSVIRSGGEANKVILRGLSDKFLNVTIDGMKVPPTDATGRGIDLSMISQNSLAGIELYKALTSDKDGDALAGSVNLVTKTAPHNREIRLDLKGGYNDIMNSFKQYDFAVNYGERFFDDFLGVQLNANLESKIRSNESINVNYSVDQSFGGDYFINNFLLQHTDEIRERNGFKVLLDFRTPDDGVIRINNVLGKTKRDYLWFYREFTSNGGGDFDGPAYDFRDREQEIGTFNSSIKGDNNLLGFKLSWGLSFAESEANYPYDYEMIFVEDGGMEASPKIKTNPEQLIDYAVNSYLNASLDWAYFREQNNYDKEKTIFLDISRTYNISKEFSGEFKFGGKYKIKDRSNNQSEKLTPYYLGRWMPYERLPDGTFQLKDFTGTYFENWWLAGGGAIGLNEFFSDLEIRDIYGKYPLSPIIERDRLREWQRINQYGVNSSGSDLPNAQEIWDNPLIKYNDYNITEKVSSGYLMNTLNVSQFLTVITGLRIENESNDYLASFMRGSTGGFPVDPGVIQDTNSTSQQTVWLPNLNILIKPNDFMNIRLAAYKALARPDFNMRLDRYIAGRPAEASSRPQVYVGNIGLKSAQAWNFEINTSFFTNEIGLISISAYYKEIDDMFHMLNNFNTFAVRDEQGVLQDTLIQHFGIKWPSKMGTTPYDLTLPYNSPKPTKVWGFELEHQINFLFLPGFLKNFVLSYNASIVRSETVTYGSQTISYIDSSGLIPLRKSKNILIERVQQLEGMPEFFGNISLGYDLDGFSARISLFHKAKHNVTFSARSDDRVTKPFTRIDLVVKQKITDYLSAFVNVNNLTDVEEGSDLVRRQYDYTLFDQSERYGLTLDFGVTLNF